In Argopecten irradians isolate NY chromosome 11, Ai_NY, whole genome shotgun sequence, one DNA window encodes the following:
- the LOC138335081 gene encoding zinc finger protein 665-like — protein sequence MEKLKLRFHNYLKKILIEELEFSEEIKFQVSSDICVDNFEKISFLWQDQFLKSTHHEDFLKIQRTVLQDIVGCTELSTLRDLGLVFLKPLTNAEIQTEPDKAAEVAYDQESTFKTQKLKKNYHDVSTQTNKDDLVSPEEELTASVPSFSLDSLASNEHESTPIEPISYPIKSTEMTAGKRLRKLTINLVSNQIKRENSESEYDPQGETTDDNSDADQDQNVVVIKPTPVTSPNDAKSAPPHRQDELTCPLCPSKFRSQQGAEKHLRVKHDIGNVYICKICQDICPSNTAMHEHMITKHGEEDSPIVEKHRKRRRKNLPHTLKKAKVSPIQKPSMSKVKSRNTRKKRINHSVDKPEVTKHKCLHCTKLFNTVTAMQRHMRVNHQFSAVQKCNLCSKTYMSARALRRHITTTHQFSRHQCELCGKEFTSKESLYHHKRGLHSESKPYKCEQCGASFNFNHSLRLHQLKHSGKRPHQCKLCDKSYLTSNHLKMHVEGVHGNKKKYSCNVCGKAFSYTTSLRVHEMSHGNIRPYKCKTCGLGFINSHALKYHTESKHAADVWFSCDICGKNYKTEFLMKTHRRRHTADGTRFMCDICGHLFMYKSTLEIHAAVHSEEKAFQCSTCGKSFKTYATLYSHQYVHKTEMPFECPDCGKAFKTKERCKAHQRRHLGLKPFDCDQCGRCFPDKGGLTKHKKTVHCVEKKHVCSYCGKACSRADNLRVHMKVHEKNTTNQSKSVSGLSSSGTGHSAPVVRKSRSLAKLDLKLTAPSVEQPMESVPVYRVESELDRITSEHGYERLIENLIDRTMEKPGDPKLPFTQARQNVQSGSAPPPTSTTAGGDSLVTNISPVPISPPLTRVYNDPSHSFESESGSHIIPLPLAMTTQEGPSSLQQTAQGLGAPLPSNTTTLPPPPPAAPYMYMWPYMHHANQGPSQPHESNFY from the exons ATGGAGAAGCTTAAGCTACGTTTTCACAACTACCTTAAGAAGATCCTTATAGAAGAGCTTGAATTTTCGGAAGAGATAAAATTTCAAGTTTCCTCTGATATTTGTGTTGATAATTTTGAGAAAATTTCATTCCTGTGGCAAGACCAGTTCTTGAAGAGTACTCATCATGAAGATTTTCTCAAAATTCAAAGAACGGTTTTACAAGATATAGTAGGATGCACAGAGTTGTCTACCCTTCGTGATTTAGGACTTGTATTTCTGAAACCACTTACAAATGCAGAGATTCAGACAGAACCTGACAAGGCAGCGGAAGTTGCATATGATCAGGAAAGTACTTTTAAGACGCAGAAACTCAAGAAAAACTACCATGATGTCTccacacaaacaaacaaggaTGATTTGGTTTCCCCAGAAGAGGAGCTAACAGCCAGTGTGCCCTCATTTAGTCTTGATTCTCTTGCCTCAAATGAACATGAGTCAACACCTATTGAACCAATTAGTTATCCAATTAAATCTACAGAGATGACTGCAG GTAAGCGCCTCAGAAAACTGACAATTAATCTGGTATCAAACCAAATAAAAAGGGAAAATAGTGAATCTGAATATGATCcccaaggggagacaactgatgaTAATTCAGATGCAGATCAAGATCAAAACGTGGTTGTTATCAAACCAACGCCCGTGACGTCCCCAAATGATGCAAAATCTGCGCCACCGCACCGACAGGATGAGCTTACATGTCCTCTCTGTCCATCGAAGTTCAGGAGTCAGCAGGGAGCGGAGAAACATTTGAGAGTGAAACATGACATTggaaatgtatacatatgtaaaatcTGCCAGGATATCTGTCCATCTAACACAGCAATGCATGAG CACATGATTACAAAACATGGTGAAGAAGATTCTCCTATAGTAGAAAAACATAGAAAGAGACGAAGAAAAAACTTACCCCATACTCTAAAGAAAGCGAAAGTGTCGCCTATTCAAAAGCCTAGTATGTCAAAAGTGAAGTCTAGGAATACTCGTAAAAAGAGAATTAATCACAGTGTTGATAAGCCTGAAGTAACCAAACACAAGTGTTTACACTGCACAAAATTGTTTAATACAGTAACTGCCATGCAGCGCCACATGAGGGTCAACCATCAGTTTTCTGCCGTGCAAAAATGTAATTTGTGTTCCAAAACTTATATGTCCGCTAGAGCTCTGCGACGCCATATTACAACCACGCACCAGTTCTCGCGGCACCAATGTGAGCTGTGTGGGAAGGAATTCACTAGTAAGGAATCGCTGTACCACCACAAGCGGGGGTTGCATAGTGAGAGTAAGCCGTACAAGTGCGAGCAGTGTGGCGCTTCATTTAACTTCAATCATAGCCTTCGACTACATCAGTTAAAGCACTCAGGAAAGCGACCCCATCAGTGTAAGCTATGCGATAAAAGTTACTTGACTTCAAACCATCTAAAGATGCATGTTGAAGGAGTTCATGGCAACAAGAAGAAATACTCATGTAATGTATGTGGTAAAGCTTTTTCTTATACAACTAGCTTGCGTGTGCACGAGATGTCACACGGTAACATTCGTCCGTACAAATGTAAGACATGTGGGCTAGGCTTCATCAACAGTCATGCTCTGAAGTACCACACAGAGTCTAAACATGCTGCAGATGTTTGGTTCAGTTGTGATATCTGTGGCAAAAATTACAAAACCGAATTTCTGATGAAAACCCATCGTCGCCGTCACACAGCTGATGGAACACGGTTCATGTGCGACATATGTGGACACCTGTTTATGTATAAAAGTACACTAGAAATCCACGCAGCGGTTCACAGTGAGGAGAAGGCCTTTCAGTGTAGTACCTGCGGAAAGTCATTCAAAACGTACGCTACGCTCTACTCTCATCAGTATGTTCATAAGACAGAAATGCCATTCGAGTGTCCAGATTGTGGGAAGGCCTTTAAAACAAAGGAGAGATGCAAAGCTCACCAGCGGCGCCACCTAGGTCTGAAACCTTTCGACTGTGATCAGTGTGGCCGGTGTTTCCCCGACAAAGGTGGGCTCACCAAGCACAAGAAAACTGTACACTGTGTGGagaaaaaacatgtttgttCATACTGTGGTAAAGCATGCTCAAGGGCAGACAACTTACGTGTGCATATGAAAGTACacgaaaaaaatacaacaaaccaGAGTAAAAGTGTGTCAGGTCTTTCAAGTTCAGGGACTGGGCATTCAGCGCCTGTTGTAAGGAAAAGTCGTTCTCTTGCCAAATTAGATCTGAAACTGACAGCGCCTTCAGTAGAACAACCTATGGAGTCTGTCCCTGTGTATAGGGTGGAGAGTGAACTGGACCGCATCACCTCTGAACATGGCTATGAACGCCTTATAGAAAACCTTATAGATAGAACTATGGAAAAACCAGGTGATCCTAAGCTGCCGTTCACCCAAGCTAGACAAAACGTCCAGAGTGGCTCTGCCCCACCCCCAACATCTACTACCGCGGGTGGTGATAGCCTTGTCACAAACATTTCTCCCGTACCCATATCCCCTCCCCTGACTCGTGTGTACAACGATCCATCCCATTCCTTTGAGTCCGAGTCTGGTTCCCACATTATCCCACTGCCTTTAGCAATGACTACACAGGAAGGTCCCTCAAGTCTACAGCAGACCGCACAAGGACTTGGTGCTCCACTTCCTTCTAACACTACTACACTGCCACCACCTCCTCCTGCAGCTCCTTATATGTATATGTGGCCCTACATGCACCATGCTAACCAAGGGCCAAGCCAACCACACGAAAGCAATTTCTACTGA